Genomic window (Agrobacterium larrymoorei):
TGCGGTCCGCAATGACGTCCATATAGGCTCCCGGTCCGGCAGCATAAGCTGCGCCGACAACAGCGCGCCGGAACTCGTTGCCGTTCTTGAAGCCTTACGCTGGCTGGAGGTGAATGCGATCGGGGAGGCAGCGACGATCTGGTCGGACTCTTCCTACACGGTGACGGGGTGCAACAAATGGCGCCATATTTGGAGAACGAACCGTTGGAGAAAGCGTGCACCGAATGGCAAAGGTCGCAGCAGAGACGTCCCCAATAGCGATCTTTGGAGGGCACTCGACGCGTGCCTGACACGCTGCGACATGATCGAGATTGCATGGTGCAAGGGTCATGTAGGCCTGCCATGGAATGAACGAGCCGATGCTCTGGCAAGGCACGCGGCCAAGCCCGCTGTACTCGGGATAGCTGGGTCGTGAGACAAGTGTCCCGCGTGCCGGATCAATCGAACTCCGACTGCGGCAACGCCACAGACACTTGAGGGTTCGCTAAAGCTTGGAGGGAACTGCATTTGCTAAAACGTGTTTGGGCTTCGTCAACAATTGTGGAGCACAGACATGGATGCCGAGACTCGCCACCCTTCCCCGCCCTATCCTGAACAAAAGCAGACGCCGCCCGGGACCACCGGTCAGATGGAGCCAAAGCCTGATCATGGCGAGCATTCCTATAAGGGTAGCGGCCTCCTGAGCGGCAAAGTCGCTCTGATTACCGGTGGGGATTCCGGTATCGGTAAGGCCGTCGCAATCGCCTTTGCACGTGAAGGCGCCGATCTCGTCATCTCCTATCTCGACGAGGAAGAGGACGCACGCGACACCGTGAAATGGGTGGAAGAAGCCGGTCGCAAAGTGGTGGCCGTTCCTGGCGACATCACCTCGGAAGACCATTGCAAATCCCTCGTGCAGCGCACCGTCGAGGAATTCGGCAAGATCGATATCCTCGTTAACAACGCTGCATTCCAGCGCACATATGCGGATATCGCCGACATCGATTCCGCTGAGTGGGACGAGACCTTCAAGACCAATATTTATGCGCCGTTCTTCCTGTCGAAGGCCGCTGTCCCACACATGAAGTCTGGAAGCTCGATCATCAACACCGCTTCGATCCAGTCGAAGCAGCCCTCACCTCAGCTGCTTGCCTATGCCTCCACCAAAGGTGCTGTGCTGAACTTCACGGCCGGGCTCGCCGGGATGGTCGCTGAAAAGGGTATCCGCGTAAACGCCGTTGCACCTGGCCCGATCTGGACGCCTCTCATCCCGTCCACCATGGGCGTGGAGAAGACCAAGACCTTCGGTGAGCAGACATTGATCGGACGCGCTGGACAGCCCGCCGAGCTTGCCGGCGCCTACGTTCTGTTGGCATCGGATCGCGGCAGCTACATGACTGCTGCCGTCATCCCGGTCACCGGTGGCGAGATCATGATCTGATCTTAACGGTTGAGACTGGACAAAGCGGGGCCGTAAAGGAACCGCCTTGTCCGTCTGCGGTTCGGTCAGAAGAATAGGGAGAAACTTCAGATGTCCGATCCACCTCACGCAGTTGGCTCAAATGAGGTCGGCTCCGTCAGCCGATTGCAGCAATCCGAAAGCCTTAACGTCTACAAGCTGGCTCCCGTGGCAAAGGCAGACGACCCACACTGGGATAAAGGCGCCTCCTATGGAGAAGTCCTGGTCGCCGCCCGGTCGTCAGGCGATGCGCGTATCGTCGCGACCGAGGCACAGCCTGATGCCTCCGCGGCGACTGCGCAGCCTTTCGAGGACGTCTCCACCCGCTTTGCCAGCGCTTTCCGTGACGAGACGCTCTACACCGTCATTGAGGTAGAGCGTGATCGCCCGGACGTAGAGCGGGGCATGATCCCCAAGTTGTCTGTTGACGCGACGATGAAAGCAGGTGGCGACGCTTAATCATACCTGATCGAACCGGAACCCTCCCGCGTCTGAGAAGTTGAGACGACGAACCCTTACGGAGACAAAATAATGTCCGACCAAAATTCCACCTCACCTGCCGTCGCCTCACTGCATGAAGAGCAGGCAAGACAGCGCACCGGCAAAGGAGATCTTCAAAAGGGGCTCGAAGACACCTTCCCTGCCTCCGATCCCGTGTCCCACACAACCACAACGACAGCCACATCGACATCCGCGCCCGAAGAAGAGCAGGATACGGAGGAGGCTCCAAAAGTGGATGAGGCCCTTGCTGCCGTCAAAGCACGCCAAGACACACCGGCAACCGACCATGCCATCGAAGAAGTGAGAGCACTTCGCTCTGAACTTGGACGCATCACAGAGTCGGCCCAGGAAGCGCTTTCCGCATCGGCACGCATCACCCGCAGCGAAATTCAGTCCGCTCAGAGCAAGGTGATCCGCCAGGTCCGTAAGCGTCCTCTTCAAGCATTGGGACTGGCAGCACTTGTGGGCTATGTCTGGGGTATGACACGATAGTTTTGAGCAGCGCGTAACAGGATGGCGGGAGTACGGTATCCGCCATCCACAGCAGAATGAACGCTATATGACAGATGGCTGCCATATGACATTGATCTGTCATGAAAGCGTTATACTTGCGATAGGGACATAAACGCCGGGCAGACGATCCGGATGTGTGGAGTTGCACATGGACATCGCTCTTGCCGTAATCGCCTTTGCGCTGATCTTCGTCCACCTGTTGAGCATAGGTCTGACGGCCGTTCGTGTGAAATCGACCGCAAGAGGGAGTGCGGCGCAGCAGAACCAACCGCCAGTCTCCCTTGTCGTCCCACTACGCGGCGTGGAGAATTTCACTGCACTGACGATCCCGCATGCCTTTCAGCTGGATTGGCCAAACTACGAAATCATCTTCTGCGTGGCGGATAGCGCAGACCCAGTTATCCCTCACGTCAAATCGAACATTGCCGCCTTTCCTCACATCCAGGCTACATTGCTGCTGGGTGATGATAGGATCAGCGCCAATCCGAAATTGAACAATTGCGTAAAAGGATGGCGTGCAGCCACAAGCGAATGGGTCATTCTCGCCGATTCGAACGTGCTGATGCCCGATCATTACATTACGACCTTGATGGGCGCGTGGCGCAAAGATAGCGGCCTTGTCTGCTCCCCGCCCCTCGGCTCCCGGCCAGCCGATATCTGGTCGGAGCTGGAATGCACATTCCTCAACACCTTCCAGTGCCGGTACCAATATGCGGCAGAGACATTGGGCCAGGGCTTCGCACAGGGCAAGACGATGCTTTGGAACAAGCCGCTCCTCGATTCACTCGGCGGCATTGAAGCCCTTGGCGCCGAAATTGCCGAAGATGCCGCAGCCACCAAGCTTATCCGTGCAAGCGGGCGCAAAGTTCACCTCGCACCAGCCCCCTTCGAGCAGCCGCTCGGTACGCGCAGCTTCGCGGAAGTCTGGTCTAGGCAGGCACGCTGGGCGCGTTTGCGGCGAGTAACCTTCCCGCAATTCTTCGCGCCGGAGATCCTCGTCGGAGGCATTCCTCCTCTCCTTCTTGCACTGGCCGCCGCTATGCTGGCGGGGGCGGATAGCAAGACAATCGTGGCAATCACGGTAGCGATCCTCGGGCTCTTCTATCTCCCGGAGTTGGCGCTCGCCAAGCTCAAAGGATGGCATGTCTCGTGGACAAGCCTTTCCAACCGTGATCATGCGGGACGCGTTGCTACCGCTCATCTGGGCAAGAAGCTGGATGGGGTCTTCAGTCTCATGGCGTGGCAACATGATGACCGTTGGAACGCAAGAAAGCACGCTAAGCGGCTGATAACCGCAGAGGCATGCGGGGATCGAGCACGAAAGCAGGGCTTCGCCTCGTCCTCAGGCTCGGGTGGCCCAGCACTGTTTCGTCAGGCTTTTTGCCCTGCATGTTCCTGTAGAAGCTGTGCAAGTTCATCACCGGCAATCAGCACGTCGTGCCCGCCTCGATGGACATGCAGTTCAACGCGAGTTGGGCGAAAACTATTGCCCCGGACAAATTCAATCGCACTCTTGAGGGAGTCGAACATCTCCCTGTGAGAGACTTCGAAACGCTGCCACAAAACGACGGTCGTGTGGCTCTCTCCAAACCGGCTCATTGCCTCGCTCGCATCGAAAACCAACCCAGCGCTCCTCACCGTTGCGTGTGAAAAGCAACGCTTGAAGACGCTGATCGTTCAACCGCCTCGACGGTTTATGACGGCTGCATGTCTGGAAGGTATGAGGAGTGTCGATTCAGTCTAGTGTGCAAAGCGTCCTTGGAACCCACAAAAGACGCTCTAACTCCTTGGATCTACGCATCGTGCTTTCTCAAAGGTTCCGATTTTCGGGGCCTATGCTGTAGCGTCAGTTGCGCTTCAGAACGGACAGATAGAGAGAAGCCGTCTGCTCACAGATGCTGTTCCAATTGTAGCGAGACATGATCGTGCTGCCAGTCTCTCCCATCTCAACAGAAGCCTGGGCGGCGGCCGGACGCTCCGACAACTTTGCCTGCATTGCTTGGGCAAGTGCGGAAATGTCTCCCAGGGGGAAATACGAGCCTGCATCCAGTTCGAGCGCCAGATTGGCTTCGATATCGCTTGCCAGTACTGGCAAACCATAGGCCAGCGCTTCGAGAAGTGCGATCGGCATCCCCTCATGGCTGGACGGGAGAACGAACAGGCCGGCATTGGCAAAAAGCCCCCCAAGCCGCGCGCCCGATTGCGATCCCGTCAGCACGATGTTCGGATGAGATTTCGCACGTGCACGCAATCTCTCTGCGTAATCACTTCTGGCATCGCCGCCGCCGACGAGAACAAGCTTGGTGCCCGGCATGTCGGCACGCAGAAACGCATCTATCAAATCCATCTGGCGCTTCTCTACGACAAGGCGCGCAACCAGCAGGACATAACGGCCTTTCGTCAGTCCGAATTCATCCAGAACGCCATCATCTGCGGCGCCGATATCGATCTGCACGCCATTGGGAATGAAATGGACGCTGCGATTGAACTTCGCCTGCATCGCATCGGCAATATGTTTGGCGACGACGATGCGGCCTTGGGCAAACCGCATGCCCGCCCACTCGCCAAGACGCAGAACTTTCTTTTCCAGCGCGTTCCATTTCTCGCGATCGTAATCATAGCCGTGATGAGTGAAGACGACTTTCATCCCCATCATCCGCGCCAAAGGTGCCACGAGCGAGGGACCGACGGCATGAATGTGGACGATGTCGGGCTTGAGCATTCTGGCTTTGAAGAGAGCCAGCAGCGTATGGACTATGGCCTCCAGTCGCGTGTTGCTCGGCGCCCATGTCGGATGGACGGTGACGCCGCGCCAGACGTAAGGCACTTCACCGGCAACATAATTTTGGCGCGCATAGACGTGAACGTCTGCGCCTCTTTCTACCAGCCCTGGGACAAGTTGCTCAACATGAGTTTCGATGCCACCGGGAACCCCCGGCACGCCGCGCAGACCGATCATGCATAGGCGAACCCCATCCAGATTGGGAAAGTGGACCTCGTCGGCATTGCTGCGCGCCCGAAGTGCCGTCGTCTGTTTCGACGCCGCATAGTCCACCACTCGCTTGCTCCCGGGCATCCAACCCCACTCCTACGGCACAGCTATGACAGCAGCTACCGGCAGGCAGTTTTCACGCTGCCGCGTATCCCCAACCTTACCGCCATTATATTGACGAAACCCTTCAAACATATATAACATTATAACTATCTAAATTACTACCTGCCGCTGTAGGGCGCTGAGACCCCGAGACTTCGATAGAGGGTCAGCGTCCTCTCAAAAAATGCGTTGCGCGAAAACTCCGCCTCTACCCAGGCCCGACCACGCTTTCCCATATCGTTGCGTTCGGATGCCGAGAATAGGTCCATGGCGATCAGTGCCCGTGCAAGATCATCCCTATCGCCAGGCGCCGCGATAAGACCTGTCTGGCCGGGCTGGATCAGTTCGGGAATGCCACCGATATCCGTTCCGATCACCGGGCGCCCAAGGGCGTAGGCCTCCAGAATACTGACCGGCGCATTTTCATACCATTCGGACGGAAGAACGAGCGCCTTGGCACCGGCCAAGGTCTCATGCAAGGCGCGACCGCTGAGATAGCCGAGGAACTGAACATCGGCATTTTCCCTCTGCGCCAGCGCCCGAAGCTCTGCCTCTTCCGGTCCTGTGCCGGCAATACGCAGACGCTTCCCCGACCGTGCCGCCGCGCGGATGAGAGTGTCCACGCCCTTCTCCGGCGCCAGGCGCCCGGCAAACAGGAAGTAATCACCCTCCTCGACGGCGAAGCTCTGCTCGCTGATCGCATGGTCAACGAAGTTCGGGATATGGACCAGTTTATCCTTCGGCCATCCCCATTCCATCAACTTCTGCTTGTAGAACTGGCTTGGAACCACGAGCTTATCGATATGATCGCGATAGAGACGGAGCGCGCGATGCACCGCCGTTTCCACCATGACGAGGCCGCTTAACGCCACAGAACCTTTCATGCAGCGGTGAAGGAGGACATTATAGATGCGACCGCCCTTGCATCTTTCGCAGACGCCATCCGGCGCCAGCATTTTGTAAGAAGGACAGGCGAGCTTCAGATCATGTACCGTCATCACAGTGGGAATTCCCCGCTTTTTCAGGAGCGGAAAGATCGCCGGAGAAATGTGGTGAT
Coding sequences:
- a CDS encoding ribonuclease H family protein; translation: MTTPSTPHNLQLFVDGSYDPLKRLGGWGVIAVRNDVHIGSRSGSISCADNSAPELVAVLEALRWLEVNAIGEAATIWSDSSYTVTGCNKWRHIWRTNRWRKRAPNGKGRSRDVPNSDLWRALDACLTRCDMIEIAWCKGHVGLPWNERADALARHAAKPAVLGIAGS
- a CDS encoding SDR family oxidoreductase gives rise to the protein MDAETRHPSPPYPEQKQTPPGTTGQMEPKPDHGEHSYKGSGLLSGKVALITGGDSGIGKAVAIAFAREGADLVISYLDEEEDARDTVKWVEEAGRKVVAVPGDITSEDHCKSLVQRTVEEFGKIDILVNNAAFQRTYADIADIDSAEWDETFKTNIYAPFFLSKAAVPHMKSGSSIINTASIQSKQPSPQLLAYASTKGAVLNFTAGLAGMVAEKGIRVNAVAPGPIWTPLIPSTMGVEKTKTFGEQTLIGRAGQPAELAGAYVLLASDRGSYMTAAVIPVTGGEIMI
- a CDS encoding glycosyltransferase family 4 protein codes for the protein MPGSKRVVDYAASKQTTALRARSNADEVHFPNLDGVRLCMIGLRGVPGVPGGIETHVEQLVPGLVERGADVHVYARQNYVAGEVPYVWRGVTVHPTWAPSNTRLEAIVHTLLALFKARMLKPDIVHIHAVGPSLVAPLARMMGMKVVFTHHGYDYDREKWNALEKKVLRLGEWAGMRFAQGRIVVAKHIADAMQAKFNRSVHFIPNGVQIDIGAADDGVLDEFGLTKGRYVLLVARLVVEKRQMDLIDAFLRADMPGTKLVLVGGGDARSDYAERLRARAKSHPNIVLTGSQSGARLGGLFANAGLFVLPSSHEGMPIALLEALAYGLPVLASDIEANLALELDAGSYFPLGDISALAQAMQAKLSERPAAAQASVEMGETGSTIMSRYNWNSICEQTASLYLSVLKRN
- a CDS encoding glycosyltransferase family 4 protein, which gives rise to MSATLLAINNYHYRRGGADAIFLDQMEMFARSGWNAVPFSMQHPDNLPSEWSPFFVPEIEFGRQGGLMTKIGHGLEIIYSRKARQSLAALIDRVRPDVAHAHNVYHHISPAIFPLLKKRGIPTVMTVHDLKLACPSYKMLAPDGVCERCKGGRIYNVLLHRCMKGSVALSGLVMVETAVHRALRLYRDHIDKLVVPSQFYKQKLMEWGWPKDKLVHIPNFVDHAISEQSFAVEEGDYFLFAGRLAPEKGVDTLIRAAARSGKRLRIAGTGPEEAELRALAQRENADVQFLGYLSGRALHETLAGAKALVLPSEWYENAPVSILEAYALGRPVIGTDIGGIPELIQPGQTGLIAAPGDRDDLARALIAMDLFSASERNDMGKRGRAWVEAEFSRNAFFERTLTLYRSLGVSAPYSGR